The proteins below come from a single Gordonia pseudamarae genomic window:
- the eutC gene encoding ethanolamine ammonia-lyase subunit EutC, with translation MTTPHTGPPAAGAPDVWTDLRLTTRARIGLGRAGNSLPTSRVLEFTAAHAAARDAVHDPLDADRFAASLTGLGLGEPLLVASKARSRGEYLRRPDLGRQPADGTELPSAAADVGVVLADGLSPRALADHGHALVAALLETFGGRYTIAPPVIATQARVALGDHIGSALGVTTLIMIIGERPGLSVADSLGIYLTHRPRVGRTDADRNCVSNIHPPDGLGYAAAAAVTAALLAGARTLGRSGVDLKDTSRREPDPELVMNSDAIESPSPTDRPPADRPGRTQTAVTHPHQQS, from the coding sequence GTGACCACGCCGCACACGGGCCCCCCGGCAGCGGGCGCACCCGACGTGTGGACCGACCTGCGGCTGACGACCCGGGCCCGGATCGGTCTCGGCCGCGCGGGCAACTCGCTGCCCACCTCCCGGGTGCTCGAGTTCACCGCGGCGCACGCGGCCGCCCGTGACGCCGTCCACGACCCTCTCGACGCCGACCGATTCGCGGCTTCACTCACCGGCCTGGGGCTGGGCGAACCGCTTCTCGTGGCCAGCAAAGCGCGCTCACGCGGGGAGTATCTGCGCCGCCCTGACCTCGGTCGACAACCCGCCGACGGCACCGAACTCCCCTCGGCGGCAGCCGATGTCGGCGTCGTGCTGGCCGACGGACTGTCGCCGCGCGCACTCGCCGACCACGGTCACGCACTCGTCGCAGCCCTGCTCGAGACCTTCGGCGGCCGGTACACGATCGCGCCGCCGGTCATCGCGACCCAGGCGCGCGTTGCGCTCGGCGACCACATCGGCTCGGCTCTCGGGGTGACCACGCTGATCATGATCATCGGCGAGCGTCCCGGACTGTCGGTGGCCGACAGCCTCGGCATCTACCTCACGCACCGGCCGCGGGTGGGCCGTACCGACGCCGACCGCAACTGCGTCTCCAACATCCACCCGCCGGACGGGCTCGGCTACGCCGCGGCGGCCGCGGTCACCGCCGCGCTGCTGGCCGGAGCGCGCACGCTGGGCCGTTCGGGCGTCGACCTCAAGGACACCTCGCGCCGGGAGCCGGACCCCGAGCTCGTGATGAATTCCGACGCGATCGAGAGCCCCTCACCCACCGATCGCCCGCCCGCCGATCGCCCGGGCCGCACACAGACGGCCGTTACCCATCCTCACCAGCAAAGTTAG
- a CDS encoding ABC transporter ATP-binding protein/permease, whose amino-acid sequence MEYSIDWGSEFLTSLRWIAIMFSYSMIGLLVAGFVLSRTTLWGRQYWRAAGGFFTGRDTRVSAWVLVVVLMLLMVIGVRLTVVLSYQGRDMFNALQGAAEAISNGDGTALDQAEDMFWNSLWLFGLLATIHVVRTLVELYLGSMFEVRLRQFMTTRVTTDWLTGLAFYRNRFVNTGIDGDDAKIQPGVDNPDQRIEIDIDNVSASSRRLVFGSGGSSTNGVIPAIITICTFTKILWELSGPMDIFGTEVPHAMVWMVYLFVLVSTIVAFWLGHPLIRLYFLRERLAANFRYSLVRLRDGAEKVALYRGADTEQRGLLDRFASIVVNFWQVVFRSLKFNGWNFVVNQASAVFPYIIQAPRFFAGEIKLGEMTQTASAFGNVHDSLSFFREAFDSFADLRASLYRLDGLEQANHESRELPQIATVDTERGVEVRKVTTSTPDGVELVSELDLSLHPGDALVIKGRSGSGKTTLLRGLAGLWPFVSGEFARPGESTLFLSQIPYIPLGDLRTAVAYPASPESVGDDSIRAVLEQVFLSHLVGRLDEEADWAAVLSPGEQQRVAFARILLNKPAVAFLDEATSAIDEGLEFELYSLIRRERPDTVLISVSHRSTTDQHHTQLLELTGGGAWNLRPLDPPGTVPGAGKHSPQ is encoded by the coding sequence GTGGAATACAGCATCGACTGGGGATCGGAGTTTCTGACGTCGCTCCGCTGGATCGCCATTATGTTCAGCTACTCGATGATCGGCCTGCTCGTGGCCGGTTTCGTCCTGTCCCGGACGACGCTCTGGGGCCGTCAGTACTGGCGCGCGGCCGGTGGATTCTTCACCGGCCGCGACACCCGGGTGAGTGCGTGGGTGCTGGTGGTGGTGCTGATGCTGCTCATGGTGATCGGTGTCCGATTGACCGTGGTGCTGTCCTACCAGGGCCGCGACATGTTCAACGCCCTGCAAGGCGCGGCCGAGGCGATATCGAACGGCGACGGCACCGCCCTCGACCAGGCCGAGGACATGTTCTGGAACTCGCTGTGGCTGTTCGGGCTGCTGGCGACCATTCACGTGGTCCGCACGTTGGTCGAGCTGTACCTGGGCAGCATGTTCGAGGTACGGCTGCGGCAGTTCATGACCACCCGTGTCACCACCGACTGGCTCACCGGACTGGCGTTCTACCGCAACCGGTTCGTCAACACCGGTATCGACGGCGACGATGCCAAGATCCAGCCCGGCGTCGACAACCCCGACCAGCGTATCGAGATCGATATCGACAACGTGTCGGCCTCGAGCCGCAGGCTGGTGTTCGGGTCCGGCGGATCGTCGACCAACGGCGTGATACCCGCCATCATCACCATCTGCACATTCACCAAGATCTTGTGGGAACTGTCCGGCCCCATGGACATCTTCGGCACCGAGGTACCGCACGCCATGGTGTGGATGGTGTACCTGTTCGTCCTGGTGTCGACGATTGTCGCGTTCTGGCTCGGCCACCCGTTGATCAGGCTGTACTTCCTGCGCGAACGCCTCGCGGCCAACTTCCGCTACTCACTGGTCCGGCTTCGCGACGGCGCCGAGAAAGTGGCGCTGTACCGGGGCGCCGACACCGAGCAGCGCGGCCTGCTCGACCGGTTCGCGTCGATCGTCGTCAACTTCTGGCAGGTCGTGTTCCGCTCACTCAAGTTCAACGGCTGGAACTTCGTGGTGAATCAGGCGTCGGCGGTCTTCCCCTACATCATTCAGGCACCGCGATTCTTCGCCGGCGAGATCAAGCTCGGCGAGATGACGCAGACGGCATCGGCGTTCGGCAACGTGCACGACTCGCTGTCGTTCTTCCGCGAGGCATTCGACTCGTTCGCCGACCTGCGGGCGTCACTGTACCGTCTCGACGGCCTCGAACAGGCCAACCACGAGTCTCGCGAGCTCCCCCAGATCGCCACCGTGGACACCGAACGCGGCGTCGAAGTGCGCAAGGTGACCACCTCCACCCCGGATGGCGTGGAGCTGGTGAGTGAGCTGGACCTGTCACTACATCCGGGCGACGCGCTGGTCATCAAGGGACGGTCCGGTTCGGGCAAGACCACCCTGCTGCGCGGCCTGGCCGGTCTGTGGCCGTTCGTCTCCGGCGAGTTCGCCCGTCCCGGCGAGTCGACGCTGTTCCTGTCGCAGATCCCCTACATTCCGCTCGGCGATCTGCGCACCGCCGTCGCCTACCCGGCGTCACCGGAATCGGTGGGCGACGATTCCATCCGGGCGGTGCTGGAACAGGTCTTCCTGTCGCATCTGGTCGGCAGGCTCGACGAGGAGGCCGACTGGGCCGCGGTCCTGTCACCCGGCGAACAGCAACGTGTCGCGTTCGCCCGCATTCTGCTCAATAAGCCCGCGGTCGCATTCCTCGACGAGGCCACCTCGGCGATCGACGAGGGCCTGGAGTTCGAGTTGTACTCACTGATCCGGCGCGAACGACCCGACACGGTGCTGATCTCCGTCAGCCACCGCAGCACCACCGACCAGCACCACACCCAGTTGCTCGAATTGACCGGTGGAGGCGCGTGGAATCTGCGGCCATTGGATCCGCCGGGAACGGTGCCCGGTGCCGGAAAGCACTCACCGCAATAA
- a CDS encoding OPT family oligopeptide transporter, with product MSSTETPGTGIPATTTVKEMTLRGIVLGGVITLVFTAANVYLGLRVGLTFATAIPAAVVSMAILRYFADHSVIENNIVQTIASAAGTLSAIIFVIPGLVMIGWWTGFPYWTTVAVCAIGGILGVMYSIPLRRALVTGSDLPYPEGVAAAEVLKVGDSTTGAAENKAGLRVILLGAVASAAYSLLTKLKVISDTVSGTLKIGTGGTLFNAGILMSLIGIGHLVGVAVGIAMLVGLLISYAVLLPIKSQDKATPGDLLSDVIGSVFSQEVRLIGAGAIAIAAIWTLAKIMGPIVQGMTSAMQSTRARREGASVDVTERDIPVTIVGGTILVLLIPIAFMLWDFAHDTVLSGGSAGIITVSVVFVFVIGLAVAAVCGYMAGLIGSSNSPISGVGILVVLIAAILIKATFGDTDETHIQALVAFTLFTAAIVFGVATISNDNLQDLKTGQLVGATPWKQQVALVIRVLFGSAVIPPILSLMYDAFGFVGAPGETEDSLAAPQAGLLKDLTQGVLGGDLDWALIGVGALIGAGVIVIDEVLARTTRFRLPPLAVGMGMYLPMAVTLIIPVGAFLGAFYNRWAERSGGNVEHKKRMGTLLATGLIVGEALFGVVFAGIVAATSDDGVLQIVGDGFDKWAQALGVIVFAGSLAWLYNRTQRISSAEPGK from the coding sequence ATGTCCTCAACCGAAACACCCGGGACCGGAATCCCCGCGACGACCACCGTCAAGGAGATGACCCTTCGCGGAATCGTCCTCGGCGGCGTCATCACCCTGGTGTTCACCGCCGCCAACGTCTATCTCGGTCTGCGTGTCGGATTGACCTTCGCCACCGCCATTCCCGCCGCCGTGGTGTCGATGGCGATCCTGCGCTACTTCGCCGATCACTCGGTGATCGAGAACAATATCGTGCAGACCATCGCATCGGCCGCCGGCACGCTCTCGGCGATCATCTTCGTGATCCCGGGCCTGGTGATGATCGGCTGGTGGACGGGCTTCCCGTACTGGACGACGGTCGCGGTCTGCGCGATCGGCGGCATCCTGGGCGTCATGTACTCGATCCCGCTGCGGCGGGCATTGGTCACCGGATCGGATCTGCCCTACCCCGAGGGTGTGGCGGCGGCCGAGGTACTCAAGGTCGGCGATTCGACGACCGGTGCCGCGGAGAACAAGGCCGGGTTGCGGGTGATCCTGCTCGGCGCCGTCGCGTCGGCGGCATATTCACTGCTCACCAAGCTCAAGGTGATCAGCGACACCGTGTCGGGCACGCTGAAGATCGGCACCGGCGGCACCCTGTTCAACGCCGGAATCCTGATGTCGCTCATCGGAATCGGCCACCTGGTGGGTGTCGCCGTCGGCATCGCGATGCTGGTGGGTCTGCTGATCTCGTACGCGGTGCTGCTGCCGATCAAGTCACAGGACAAGGCCACGCCCGGAGACCTGCTGTCGGATGTGATCGGTTCGGTGTTCAGCCAGGAAGTGCGGCTCATCGGTGCGGGCGCCATCGCGATCGCCGCGATCTGGACCCTGGCCAAGATCATGGGCCCGATCGTCCAAGGCATGACCTCGGCGATGCAGTCGACCCGGGCACGGCGCGAGGGCGCCAGCGTGGACGTCACCGAACGGGATATCCCGGTCACCATCGTCGGCGGCACCATTCTGGTGTTGCTCATCCCGATCGCGTTCATGCTGTGGGACTTCGCCCACGACACGGTCCTGAGTGGCGGTTCGGCCGGAATCATCACGGTCAGCGTCGTCTTCGTTTTCGTGATCGGTCTGGCCGTGGCCGCCGTCTGCGGCTACATGGCCGGGCTCATCGGATCGTCGAACAGCCCCATCTCGGGTGTGGGCATCCTGGTGGTGCTGATCGCCGCCATCCTGATCAAGGCGACCTTCGGCGACACCGACGAGACCCACATCCAGGCACTCGTCGCGTTCACCCTATTCACCGCCGCCATTGTGTTCGGTGTGGCCACCATCTCCAACGACAACCTGCAAGACCTCAAGACAGGTCAGCTCGTGGGCGCCACCCCGTGGAAACAGCAGGTGGCACTGGTGATCAGGGTGTTGTTCGGATCCGCGGTGATCCCGCCGATCCTGAGCCTGATGTACGACGCTTTCGGTTTCGTCGGCGCCCCCGGCGAAACCGAGGACTCGCTGGCCGCCCCGCAGGCGGGTCTGCTCAAGGATCTGACCCAGGGCGTTCTGGGCGGCGACCTGGACTGGGCGCTCATCGGTGTGGGCGCGCTCATCGGGGCCGGGGTCATCGTGATCGACGAGGTCCTGGCCCGCACGACACGGTTCCGGCTGCCGCCCCTGGCCGTGGGCATGGGCATGTACCTGCCGATGGCGGTGACGCTGATCATCCCGGTCGGCGCGTTCCTGGGCGCGTTCTACAACAGGTGGGCCGAGCGTTCGGGCGGCAACGTGGAGCACAAGAAGCGGATGGGCACGCTGCTGGCCACCGGCCTGATCGTCGGCGAGGCACTCTTCGGTGTGGTCTTCGCCGGGATCGTCGCCGCGACCAGCGACGACGGCGTGTTGCAGATCGTGGGCGACGGATTCGACAAGTGGGCCCAGGCACTCGGGGTGATCGTGTTCGCCGGTTCGCTGGCGTGGCTGTACAACCGCACGCAGCGGATCTCAAGCGCCGAGCCCGGCAAGTAG
- a CDS encoding MarR family winged helix-turn-helix transcriptional regulator, with the protein MAMPDATTPVTTPSGPAGATALGSPTPDVGTTDSVPAELADAILRVARELEPRSLAVSGLPPLTGTEATVMRWVHRNPGCTPTEVAEATGLQRSNISTALRSLTAKALVERRRRGTDSRQVSLDVTDTARAGIAMLYATWSEIVGEALGERSGQAGAALAVLELVEDHLRRSR; encoded by the coding sequence ATGGCGATGCCCGATGCGACAACACCGGTGACAACCCCGAGCGGCCCGGCCGGGGCCACGGCACTCGGATCACCCACGCCGGACGTCGGCACAACCGATTCGGTGCCGGCCGAACTGGCCGACGCGATCTTGCGGGTGGCACGAGAACTCGAGCCGCGATCGCTGGCCGTGTCCGGTCTACCGCCGCTGACCGGTACCGAGGCGACGGTGATGCGGTGGGTGCACCGCAACCCCGGCTGCACACCGACCGAGGTCGCCGAGGCGACCGGACTGCAGCGCAGCAACATCAGCACGGCGCTGCGCAGCCTGACCGCCAAAGCCCTGGTGGAGCGCCGCCGCCGCGGTACCGATTCCCGTCAGGTCAGCCTCGACGTGACCGACACCGCGCGCGCGGGGATCGCGATGCTGTACGCCACCTGGTCGGAGATCGTGGGCGAGGCGCTGGGCGAGCGCTCCGGCCAGGCGGGTGCCGCCCTGGCCGTACTCGAACTGGTCGAGGACCATCTGCGCCGTTCGCGATGA
- a CDS encoding multidrug effflux MFS transporter produces the protein MQQTPTESTTDTPSIPDRPSGTDSALTTRLLLILALLSAVAPLSIDLYLPAFPSMAEDLSTSTSAVQLTLTAFLVGITIGQLIFGPLSDRFGRLRPLLIGAVLCVVASIVAVIAPSISILVAARLFQGIGGAAGMVIGRAVISDVARGKAAARAFSLMMIVGGIAPVIAPMIGGFLVDPLGWRGILTVVLGLAVIMVVCVLFGIRETLPAARRAELKALRAQSDSPYEALRSREFLSYTLTFGFSFAVMMAYISASPFVYQDMMGLSSIWYGIMFGCNAFALMIVSGVAARLAAVRSARGMLATGVAAMATGVAALALLVAAGVDPIWLSVPLFFAIASLGLILGNATALALGAVPAAAGSASAVLGALQFGLAAVVSPLVGLGGEDTAAPMAVVMGISAVIAVIAFLTSGRTTTRAA, from the coding sequence ATGCAGCAGACACCCACCGAGTCCACGACGGACACACCATCGATCCCCGACCGCCCGTCCGGTACCGACAGCGCACTGACGACCAGACTTCTCCTCATCCTCGCCCTGCTCTCCGCGGTGGCCCCTCTGTCGATCGACCTGTACCTGCCGGCCTTCCCCTCGATGGCCGAGGACCTATCCACCTCTACATCCGCGGTCCAGCTCACCCTCACCGCCTTTCTCGTCGGAATCACCATCGGGCAGTTGATCTTCGGACCCCTCTCCGACAGGTTCGGCAGGCTACGGCCACTGCTGATCGGAGCGGTGCTGTGCGTGGTCGCGAGCATCGTCGCGGTCATCGCCCCGAGTATCTCGATCCTGGTGGCGGCCCGGCTGTTTCAGGGCATCGGAGGTGCCGCGGGCATGGTCATCGGCCGCGCCGTCATCTCGGACGTGGCCCGCGGCAAGGCCGCGGCACGGGCATTCAGCCTGATGATGATCGTCGGCGGCATCGCCCCGGTGATCGCGCCGATGATCGGCGGATTCCTGGTCGATCCGCTGGGCTGGCGCGGTATTCTCACCGTGGTTCTCGGGCTGGCCGTGATCATGGTGGTGTGCGTCTTATTCGGAATCAGGGAAACCCTCCCGGCCGCACGCCGTGCGGAACTGAAAGCGCTCCGAGCACAGAGTGATTCACCGTACGAAGCGCTGCGCTCGCGCGAGTTCCTCTCCTACACCCTGACCTTCGGGTTCTCCTTCGCGGTCATGATGGCATACATCTCCGCCTCGCCGTTCGTCTATCAGGACATGATGGGCCTGAGCAGCATATGGTACGGAATCATGTTTGGCTGCAACGCTTTCGCATTGATGATCGTCAGCGGTGTCGCGGCCCGGCTCGCCGCGGTCCGCTCGGCGCGCGGCATGCTCGCCACCGGCGTCGCAGCCATGGCCACCGGAGTCGCGGCCCTGGCCCTGCTCGTGGCCGCCGGTGTCGACCCCATCTGGCTCAGCGTTCCACTGTTCTTCGCCATCGCCTCCCTCGGCCTGATCCTCGGCAACGCCACCGCGCTGGCGCTCGGCGCCGTGCCGGCCGCCGCCGGCAGCGCATCGGCCGTGCTCGGCGCCCTACAGTTCGGGCTGGCCGCCGTCGTCTCCCCGCTGGTCGGACTCGGGGGCGAGGACACCGCCGCCCCGATGGCCGTCGTGATGGGCATATCGGCCGTCATCGCCGTCATCGCCTTCCTGACATCGGGCCGCACCACGACCCGGGCCGCATAG
- a CDS encoding ABC transporter substrate-binding protein has protein sequence MRKTAVRAAGVLAAVTMIATACGGGDDGTSAGESVRVGLLMSQSGPASAAFKGVDQAMQARFKAYRDSGGACSSTEFNLVTADDQSGPQGALAGAQKLIQQDKVYAMVGISSYFFGAAQFVTTTGASTPVIGGAFDAAPQWLQSGNNLFAAAPKVPDYDKTYSTIGEYWKKLGVTKVAAVSYDTESSRKGAEQILRSADKAGLSRGLFYDKLALGSSDVGSIVLGIKNSGAQAVFLPVNPETSMAIIAGLRQSGVTLKSVMSASGYGGDLLASAPAVKGAQGMTFMPQFTPVELNTPATQKYSEALKKYAGSATGIPTFGQTYGWWAADLLIYGLEKAGCDASQADFMTTLRADENWDAGGLFPLKRSFTDISPDRECYFLIDLEGEAFVPRKDASPVCGDVIG, from the coding sequence TTGCGAAAGACTGCTGTTCGGGCCGCCGGTGTGCTCGCCGCGGTGACGATGATCGCGACGGCGTGCGGCGGCGGTGACGACGGCACGTCCGCCGGTGAGTCGGTCAGGGTCGGTCTGCTGATGTCGCAGAGCGGTCCGGCCAGCGCCGCGTTCAAGGGCGTCGACCAGGCCATGCAGGCGCGGTTCAAGGCATACCGGGATTCCGGCGGCGCATGCTCGTCCACCGAGTTCAACCTCGTCACCGCCGACGACCAGTCCGGTCCGCAGGGCGCGCTCGCCGGTGCGCAGAAGCTGATCCAGCAGGACAAGGTGTACGCGATGGTCGGCATCTCGTCGTACTTTTTCGGCGCCGCGCAGTTCGTCACCACCACGGGCGCATCCACTCCGGTGATCGGCGGTGCCTTCGACGCCGCGCCGCAGTGGCTGCAGTCCGGCAACAACCTGTTCGCCGCCGCGCCGAAGGTCCCTGACTATGACAAGACCTACTCGACGATCGGGGAGTACTGGAAGAAGCTCGGCGTCACCAAGGTGGCGGCGGTCTCCTACGACACCGAATCCTCTCGCAAGGGCGCCGAGCAGATCCTGCGCTCGGCGGACAAGGCCGGTCTGAGCCGTGGCCTGTTCTACGACAAACTCGCCCTCGGTTCCAGCGATGTGGGCTCGATCGTGCTGGGTATCAAGAATTCCGGGGCACAGGCGGTGTTCCTGCCGGTCAACCCGGAGACCTCGATGGCCATCATCGCCGGTCTCAGGCAGTCCGGGGTCACCCTCAAGAGCGTGATGTCGGCGTCGGGTTACGGCGGTGACCTACTGGCGTCGGCACCCGCGGTCAAGGGGGCCCAGGGGATGACCTTCATGCCGCAGTTCACTCCCGTCGAGTTGAACACCCCTGCCACGCAGAAGTATTCGGAAGCACTGAAGAAGTACGCCGGATCGGCCACCGGCATACCCACCTTCGGTCAGACCTACGGCTGGTGGGCGGCCGATCTGCTGATCTACGGCCTGGAGAAGGCGGGCTGTGATGCCTCGCAGGCCGACTTCATGACCACACTGCGCGCCGACGAGAACTGGGACGCCGGTGGTCTGTTCCCGCTCAAGCGCAGCTTCACCGACATCTCGCCCGACCGTGAGTGCTACTTCCTGATAGACCTGGAGGGCGAGGCCTTCGTGCCGCGCAAGGATGCCTCACCGGTCTGCGGTGATGTCATCGGGTAA
- a CDS encoding ABC transporter permease has protein sequence MLSYVLVGLSLGAIYAIAAGSLVITYVASGIFNLSFAAMAYTVARCYYFLNTEQGWGILASAVVSLGVFAPLLGIVLYAVLFRHLRLRSTPVKLVATIGLSVALPPLVNLIFGTLTNPTAPGLAPRPLGVITVFDTAVNGDQIATYLGLVVVLVAGIGLLRFTSVGLKVRALVDSEAMTALNGISPGRVSVGVWAASSVLAGLAGILVAPTAGLSAEAMTGLMATAFAAVVAARLRHLGVAIGVALMIGVVTGVVQKFVNADSDVAAKLVPGVPFVLMLLFLIYHAFRGQAGDLVSGGGLDRSISTQADENSTTTRDLTAVPVWRQPGVIAAAVVFVVVAIAPLGLDEYWTARVTAGICLAIAMLSYTLLVGEGGMVWLSQITFAGLGAIIAAELATDHGLPALLAIVVAALLVTPVGVLIGILTIRLGDLYVALVTLSFGLLVTTLVFTTDSIANYGMGVALLRPDVVSDSTSFAYLALVVFAVTAILVANLRRSTTGLAISAVRWSENGARTIGLSIATVKILLTAPATFVAAVGGGFLAMNFGSTLPDSFSPFHGLVWLAVLVTVGSRSIVAALVAGVLFYLMPAVFDNYLPSDLAEVPTILFGLGAIMVARNPEGVIAQFGDAATGVVERLRRSAPPPDAADPDSSPNKVIGGTSA, from the coding sequence GTGCTCTCGTACGTGCTGGTAGGTCTCTCACTCGGCGCGATCTACGCGATCGCCGCCGGATCACTGGTGATCACCTATGTGGCCTCGGGGATCTTCAACCTGTCGTTCGCGGCGATGGCCTACACCGTGGCCCGCTGCTACTACTTCCTCAACACCGAGCAGGGCTGGGGCATCCTCGCCTCGGCGGTGGTCAGCCTCGGCGTCTTCGCGCCGCTGCTCGGGATCGTGCTCTACGCGGTGCTGTTCCGGCACCTGCGGCTGCGCTCCACACCGGTCAAGCTGGTCGCGACGATCGGCCTGTCGGTGGCGTTGCCGCCGCTGGTGAACCTGATCTTCGGCACCCTCACCAACCCCACCGCACCCGGCCTCGCACCGCGCCCGCTGGGGGTGATCACCGTCTTCGACACCGCCGTCAACGGCGATCAGATCGCCACCTACCTCGGGCTGGTGGTGGTGCTGGTCGCCGGCATCGGCCTCCTGCGGTTCACCTCGGTGGGACTGAAGGTGCGGGCCCTGGTCGACTCGGAGGCGATGACCGCCCTCAATGGCATCAGCCCCGGCCGGGTCTCCGTCGGGGTGTGGGCGGCCAGCAGCGTGCTGGCCGGACTCGCCGGCATCCTGGTGGCCCCCACCGCGGGCCTGTCCGCCGAGGCGATGACCGGCCTGATGGCGACCGCCTTCGCGGCGGTCGTGGCGGCCCGGCTGCGCCACCTGGGTGTGGCGATCGGGGTGGCGCTGATGATCGGCGTGGTCACCGGCGTGGTGCAGAAGTTCGTCAACGCCGACAGCGATGTGGCGGCCAAACTGGTACCCGGCGTGCCGTTCGTGCTGATGCTGCTGTTCCTGATCTATCACGCCTTCCGCGGGCAGGCGGGTGATCTGGTCAGCGGCGGCGGACTGGACCGGTCGATCAGTACCCAGGCTGATGAGAACTCCACCACGACAAGAGACCTCACCGCCGTACCGGTGTGGCGCCAGCCCGGTGTGATCGCCGCGGCCGTGGTGTTCGTGGTGGTCGCGATCGCACCGCTGGGCCTCGACGAGTACTGGACGGCCCGGGTCACCGCCGGCATCTGTCTGGCCATCGCCATGCTCTCCTACACACTGCTGGTCGGTGAGGGAGGCATGGTGTGGCTCTCGCAGATCACCTTCGCCGGACTCGGTGCGATCATCGCCGCCGAACTCGCCACCGACCACGGTCTGCCCGCCCTGCTCGCGATCGTCGTGGCCGCCCTGCTCGTCACGCCCGTCGGCGTGCTCATCGGCATCCTCACCATCAGGCTCGGCGACCTGTATGTCGCGCTGGTCACCCTCAGTTTCGGCCTGCTCGTCACCACACTCGTGTTCACCACCGACAGCATCGCCAACTACGGCATGGGCGTGGCGCTGCTGCGTCCCGACGTCGTCTCCGACAGCACATCATTCGCATATCTGGCACTTGTGGTGTTCGCGGTGACCGCGATCCTCGTGGCCAATCTGCGCCGCTCCACCACCGGCCTGGCGATCAGCGCCGTGCGGTGGAGCGAGAACGGTGCGCGCACCATCGGCCTGAGCATCGCCACGGTCAAGATCCTGCTGACCGCACCGGCCACCTTCGTCGCAGCCGTCGGCGGCGGCTTCCTGGCCATGAACTTCGGCTCCACCCTGCCCGACAGCTTCAGCCCGTTCCACGGCCTGGTGTGGCTCGCCGTCCTGGTCACCGTCGGATCGCGGTCGATCGTCGCCGCACTGGTGGCCGGCGTGCTCTTCTACCTGATGCCCGCCGTCTTCGACAACTATCTGCCCTCGGATCTGGCGGAGGTACCCACCATCCTGTTCGGTCTCGGCGCGATCATGGTGGCCCGCAACCCCGAAGGGGTCATCGCCCAATTCGGCGACGCCGCGACAGGTGTGGTCGAACGGCTCCGGCGCTCCGCCCCACCGCCGGATGCGGCGGACCCGGATTCTTCCCCGAACAAGGTGATCGGAGGCACGTCAGCATGA
- a CDS encoding ABC transporter ATP-binding protein, producing MSATTDVSLPARLSARDVTMRFGGLVALDNVSIDVPPRSVVGLVGPNGAGKSTLFGVLSGLLTPSAGTVTLDGTDITRTSARARARRGMARTFQHPELFTTLTVREHVVLADRVRHSGARLWTDAITGRGLRRPPADETARVDSLIDALGLGPIAHRRIGDLPLGSCRLVEVARALAVRPRLVLLDEPSSGLDVTETAELADVLQQVVATHDVSLLFVEHDVELVLRICDSVHVLDFGVKIAAGTPDQIREDPAVRAAYLGADVTPAQEAQS from the coding sequence ATGAGCGCAACCACCGATGTATCGCTCCCGGCACGACTGTCCGCCCGCGATGTGACGATGCGTTTCGGCGGCCTCGTCGCACTCGACAACGTGTCGATCGATGTCCCGCCACGCTCCGTCGTCGGCCTCGTCGGACCCAACGGTGCCGGCAAGAGCACTCTGTTCGGAGTGCTGTCGGGACTGCTCACCCCCAGTGCGGGCACGGTGACACTCGACGGCACCGATATCACCCGGACCTCCGCCCGCGCCCGCGCACGGCGCGGCATGGCACGCACATTCCAGCATCCCGAACTCTTCACCACGCTGACCGTGCGCGAGCACGTCGTCCTGGCCGACCGGGTCCGGCACTCGGGGGCACGACTGTGGACCGACGCCATCACCGGCCGGGGTCTGCGCCGCCCACCGGCCGACGAGACCGCCCGCGTCGACTCCCTCATCGACGCCCTCGGGCTCGGACCGATCGCGCACCGCAGGATCGGCGACCTCCCGCTCGGCTCATGCCGGCTGGTAGAAGTGGCGCGCGCACTGGCGGTGCGGCCCAGGCTCGTGTTGCTCGACGAACCGTCCTCGGGACTGGACGTGACCGAAACGGCCGAACTCGCCGACGTGCTGCAGCAGGTGGTGGCCACCCACGACGTGTCGTTGCTGTTCGTCGAACACGACGTGGAGCTGGTGCTGCGCATCTGCGACTCGGTGCACGTCCTGGACTTCGGCGTGAAGATCGCCGCCGGCACACCCGATCAGATCCGCGAGGATCCCGCCGTACGTGCCGCCTATCTCGGCGCCGACGTCACCCCCGCACAGGAGGCACAGTCATGA